The sequence below is a genomic window from Ciona intestinalis chromosome 1, KH, whole genome shotgun sequence.
GTCAGTAATAGGTTGGTTGAAATATtgagccatacataaaatgaaaaacaatcatccataAAGCTACATGGGcttaaagtgtatgaaacagagtgTTACATTATCATTAAACTTTCCCCACCATGCAGGGACAAATAAGTATCATTCGAATTTTTAACCGCTTTAAGCCACAATCTCAAAGAAACAAGATATTGTAAGAATGCTTAATAGATTAACATACAACTATACCAAGTCTTTCAAACCTGCCGTTAGTTTTCGCGTTTTGTATTGCAAGCAAGATTAAATAAATTCCCATCATAAAATCTGCTACAGCCAAGTTAAGAACAAGCAGATGGTTACTTTTCATCATTGGAGACAACCTGGTTAGGAAGAaaagtgtttaattaaaaaaatgttgtctAAAATGTATATACCACATTACTACATACCTTCTTGACTTCCACAACGTGCATAATGTGAGGGTTATTACAATAAGGTTACCTCCGATTGCAAGCACAGACATCATCCATATTAGAATGCTGAGCACAGATGCCTAAgtcacattttattatttggaTTTTCTATTACTTGCACCTGAACTATGGTTTTGCATTGATATAATATctaaaccaatttttttattttttgtaaaagttacatatttacGATAATATATAAGAAAACCCTGAAAGAGTTAACCTGAATCGGAAGTCAAACATTAGAATGAAAAACGACATaaaagcttttaaataaataaaatatatatatatatacattgccTAAAATAATTTGCACTtctaaaaatttaatcaaaatgttgtaactatttttatgaaataaatcaaCATACCTCGATTAGTCGGAATCGGGATGAAAAGTTGTTATCATTAAACCAATTGGTAGGACATTCATCACTGCCATCATAACAATCTTTTTTTCCATCCAATACAAGCCGATGCGGAACAAACATAGGATCGTGTAATGATGTAATGGAAGAAAATGCTGCTCCCTCCTTTGGTGCCCGAGTTTCACAATAGAATCTTGCTAAATCCTGGTTTCCACATTTGtctgtaattaaaataaaccctTTAATTTATAATCTTTTAGCTTTGTTAAAGATTAAAATGTTACAGATTAGTTACAATTTACAGGAACAAACGTATAATGACGAATAGCTTATTGCAAACGTAAAACCACTGTGAAAAAATAGTCTTATTTTCACATAGTTCCCCCCCTATGAGGTCATAGTCACTGCCATTTTGTAtctcaattatttttttattgagaaAAGTTTGGTTTATTGCATAACAAGAAAGTCATAAACTTCTtggtgtatttaaacaaaaaaaacaaaattaactaataaaaatacaaaacattacattaacatatgttgttttttaaacagcagTATTGCTGGCAAATTTGATGTTATTTAACATTCTGACTGACTACCTGACATGCATACTCTTAAACGGAACTTGAGATAGTTTAAGTAACATTACGAAACACGAATTGAGATAAGTTAATTTCAGTTTGAAAACACTTAGTAGGCAACCTTATACAATAAAATTGCCAAATATTAGTTTTCAACAGTTTTTTTACTTGGTTTTCCGAGATGAGTTGTGAATAATGCCAAATCaagattttattgttttaaaaaatataaacaattaattcaaaatatatacaattaatAACACAATGTACCAGTATTAAGCATACAAACTATTCTGTAAACCAAGCTGGTTGCTACCACTATTAATTACCAAGGTAGGGTAACCTGTTAAACCATACTTTTCAGTGAAAACTAatcaaaatggtaaaatattaGACATAAATTCCCAAATTACCAATCATTTCTAtatgcattaaaaaaaataacgagAAGCATGCATTTGCATAGCCGATTCACGAACAAAAAGAATGGCCAACAAAATGGCCAACACAATCAACTACTTTGCAGACTTAACTACATAAAATCTGGAAGCCTAAATTCATCAAgttgaaagaattatataaagtGATGAATTCCTTTTTTCTTTACGCTGAGCAAAGGTAGTAAGCGCAcctgtctctaacccagagtTTCCGTGTTTTagctgctgctaccattaaGTTAATTACTCCAACCGTGTTCCTCATGGGTTtactaaattgtcagccatacactacaaaaacttaaataagtTCTACAAAATAGTAAGgcatatgaaacagaacatctgtgttttaacaattattactGTCCggccacacaagaataaataagttacataaataaacacacattCACCAGCTGATGTTTATGCTACTATATTGGTTCATACTTTCTTACAAAATCTTTATATAGAGCTGCACtctttttgtatgttttattgtttttagtaTATCAACCACTGACTAAAACAAGCTAACAAATTatctattaaaattttagaaatatagaGGAAAAGCTTTGTGCTAAAAATTAAGCACAgcttaaatattatttcaaaccCATATTTTACAGTATACTTTTATTGTGATAACAGAATCACCAAAACAAACCCAAACAATCAACTGTTTAAATATCTGTTGGATGAAAAAGAAACATCCAACATTACCTTCAGATTCATCTTCTTCCTCCACACAGTCTATTCTATCATCACATATTTGACTAATGTGTATTGACACTTTTTCAAGTTGTCGGGGACGACTTTTTTCACATAGAGCCCTTGTGGGACAGAATTGTTCATCAGCAGAGAAATCGGTCCATGTGCgaacacgggtgtttttaCCAGTTGGAGAAAAGTTGGGTTTGCAACGCTCAACACCATTACAGATCTAAAATAGATTTATACATCACCTTATAAATTTATACCAAAGATATCACAAAAAACACAGGGTGTCGGGTGTCTAAATATTGAGTAcatgaaaaacttttaaaattcttgtttAATAACCAAATGACCTCAAATTTGAATCTACAGAGAACAGATTAAGACATcatatttaatgttattaaGCAATATGTTaacaagaaacatttaaaaatggtttgtaaaataatgtcAAATTTTGGACACTGgtcagtttttataaaatatagtgtttaagatttaaattgaaaaaaatatggttttaagGATGTGGCCAAATAacaactttacaaaaaaaatcagtaaacCATGGACGTTTCAGTAAGTCAAAACCtaaatgtttcaaaaagaAGTTTCAATTACTTGATGAAGTTGGTGCATACTATCACAAAGCAAACCAAAGCATTACATTTGATGCTTCATTTTCTAAAGACAATTTACCTCATCCGGTGAAAGCAGATTCTTCTGGTCTCCAGGGCAATGCCGGTATCCAAACTCATTAATGGGAAGACTCCAGCATATCTCAGGTGTATTGCTACCGCATCTGAAGTGGGAAGTGTGATTTTCATTGACGTAttcaatctaaaaaataattacagtaTTTAATAGAACACGTACAAGAAAGAACACATGGCGTGTGTAAGAAATGCCAAAAATGGACGAGCTTTTATGTGAAGCCATGACCTGTATGGGTATGACACAGTGAGAGAGGAATGCAAAACGTAAACGTCAGACGTGATGGCATATCTTTTTTCAGCTTCCACTTCAGTAGCTGGACTAAGTGGATTAAAGTCTGTCATCCTCAGTTTTAACATCCTAATTGAATTACTCCACCACATGTGCTGGATGATTTACTAATCATGAATTCAATATATTATACGACTGGAAataagcattttaaaattatgttgtaataTGGTATGTAATATAAtggaaactgtttttttttataatcagAGCTATTGTAAAAAATTCCATCAATTGGTTTAGTTAATAATATAGACAACTCCTGGCCTAGAGAGTGACTTCATCTGTGTGGGTTTATTGCATTTTTCattaagaaaaaacaacactttGGTACAGTGGTTTGCTCAACTTCCTCTAAACTTTCATTTCAAAGCTTTTCTCGGGCATATGTGTCATTAGGTATGGCACATAACACCAATTGCTCTAAATCAGTGAgaacagcaattgctctaaaTCTTAAACTGGGGGAACGTGTAACACTCAGAAGGGGGGCgcgaaaaactataaaataaagtgttaatACAGTGGTGTTCAAAAGGCTAAAACACGTGTGGTAACTCTAAATTAATGGTCACTTATCGGTCCTCTAAATTGTGAGCCAGAAAAAACAATTCCTGACAAATCACAatgttacatatgtagtaacttgttCACGGTGACAAGatatatgaaaaagaacagCAGTGTAGGTAAAAGTGTTGTTTTTCTACCAAGCCAGGATAATGCAAGTTAAACTCGTTCAATCAATTACCTCCTGAATCATTGTGCATTCATCAGAGAAGTCCAAACACTCTGGTGAGCCATCACATTCAACACCCGTCTTGTACAAGTTTCCAGACAGACAAGTGAAGTTTTTCTCACTGGTAAGTGAATGCTACAGCCgaagaaaaaatgtaaaattttcacTAAACATGTCAGAATTGttgaaatttgaaatattgCCAATAAGTTAGAGAAACTACATAGTGataaatacaagtatataacttttatgCTAGTAATTACCAACCTGTTGTTGACTGAGGCAAGCTATCTCGTCTAGCTTATCTTCACAATCATTCACACCATCACAAACTTGTGATAGCATAACACAAGTTTTACCACCATCACATGACAAACGACTATAACCACACGCATCACAATTTGCTTTTGTACCTGGATACATAatttagttgttttgttttccatAAGTGCAACACAcacaaaaagttacaatttACTCACCAGTATCAAGGCAAACATTACTGCATAACAAAGCAGAATTCATTGCAATATTTTTGCTATTTGATTCTTTTCGTTCACAGATGCATTCATCTGATAAATCGGGACAATCAACAATTCCATCACATACTTGTCGATGTGATATATACAACGGATCGTTCAAACACCttaaagaataaaactttACCCGTAActacttaaaattttaattaataaggaaatatataataaaaattgatttcaatatatataaaaaattaaaaaaactgcctgtttaaaataagtcaTATCACAACTGAGTTATTATTatgataataaaatattacaaacttGAAGCATAAAGTTGTATTTCCAGCAAAACAAACATCAGATTGATCTAAACAATCAATAGTTTCATCATGGAGCATCTTTTGAGGAAGAATACACATAGTTGTTTCATCATTCCCCATCCTGGATGCTGTGCATTTGAATCCATGTCCGGTCACCTAAATTGGTTGATAATGTTGAAAAACATTCTAATGTACATGATGTTTAACAATAGCATAgctaattatattatataaactgttataGCTAGgcacaatataaataaagaccATTCTGGTaaacttatttgtttattcagACATTTTAATGTACATCGGTTTTCCTTATTAGGTGTTTTAGATTCATGAACTTATGTATTTTCAGAAAATGggatttaaaaacaagataataaaaagaacaaaattacTCTTTCATCACTTCCATCAAGACAGTCGACTTTTTTATCACAGAAATCAGTCCGCTGTTTGCATGTTCCATcatcacaaaaaaaagaatgtttgcATGATGATCCACATTCATCAACTCTAAATATACATCATACATTAAGAaatttatactgtattgtagtattttttgttctttgtaGTATTATTTGTTCACACTTTGATGTATATTCAATAGACAGGTTTAGAatgaaagtaagttacaaaatCTCATGCAGCTCACAAGTTAAGTTACCAGTTTGataataagtttttaacaatagaaCAGACACACACTGTTCAATTTAACTCCACCGAAAAAAGTTTtggctttatttaaatactcaACCTGATTTCCAAGTTTGTATCAATTAATCAccagaacaaaaaaaattaagactGGAACTTATGACAACATGTTGAAGAAGTTTAGAATATACACTGTAGTTGTATGGCTACAGGTAGAAAATTAAATCACCTGTTCCTACAATGATCCAACCCATCACAAACATAAGCACCAGGCAAGACACATTGCATGTCGCACTTGTTGTATAAATTATCGCACATTAAACCACCACTTGGGAGCATGTTTAAAGACATTTCATCAGAACCATCACCACAATCATCAATACCTTAATGTATACGACTTTgttaatttgaatatttaaaaaacacccgcataaaaatgtatattatgtaaaaagtaaaacacattttaaattcattaataATTCGTAAAAAcgtgaataaaatttatgtcacatacttttatatttttaacaaaatttgaatGTCAACaataactaaacaaaaatatttaccatcgCAAAATCTTGAAAATGCAATGCATTTTTTGGTATGCAAACATGTGAAGGTTCTGTTACAGCCGCCCTTCACATTGCATTCATCTGAGGAATCCAGACACTCATCGTAGAAGTCACAAGTctacataatattaatattcaacaTATGTAAGTAATTACATTTGACAAGTAGTTAATGTTAAAAGAACAACATACATGAATCCAATAGTATACTCGTTTGTTGGTGCACTCAAACAATTTCTGCTTGGAACATCCAAACTCATCACTGTGGTCGGCACAGTGCCGTTCGCCATCACACACCATCGATTTTGGTAAAAGACATTTCATATCCATATGAAGCaaactgaaatataaaaccaagaAAACTGTTCTATACCTAATAATAACTAAAAATGTCGCATTTGTTGACTTTAGCTAATAAAGTCCTACAAATCAACAAAACGTAGttcattatgtttaaatacagtGTTTAAAAAGTTCGATACAACATACATGTTTTGACAAAAGACATCACTTTTGTTGAAATCATTGACATCTTTTATTTCATCACTTCCATCTGGACAGTCCACCACACCATCACAAAATCTGaacagaacaaaaataaaatacacagtATGAAATGTTAAGCTGTACATGTGCGGGACCTAAAGATTGTATTGtaacaaaacttacttttccATTGCAAggcatgtcccatcttcacatGTAAATACTCTATTATTATCCAAGCATTCATCGCTTGAATCTCCACAATTATCAACACCATCAGCACGATACGGCGGTGCATTCTACAATTGAATgttttcagttaaaaagttTACAGAATTCTTATAACTTTTGCTAATGATTGAAACGACTGTCTTTGATCAgggcaaatatttaaatataaggtTTATATTATCCCAATATATTGTaatgaaaaaaagagaaaagattaatatattaaagcGCAATCATTGTGAGAGGTTAAGAGCACATCTTGCATGTTTCCCAGTTTCGTGCAACCAGAAAACAAGTGTAATGCTATAATTATAAACCCCTGTGTTTTATGGGTAGTGGGCAGTACAAGCTTGCTAATACAGCTTTCCTCACTGTTTCATCTAATCCGTGAACCGCTCGTTTATGTCTATTAAATCAAGTTGTCTATATACCATAGTGCTGTCATATATCATGTATGTTTAAGGGAGTCGGTGTCAACCATGTGCCCTGGTTGAATGAGACCATTCTAATATGAACGGCCCATAATGGCGCTCATGTAATCATAAACTTTGATCGAATCATTCATTCGTTATCCCACAACACCAATATTATTCCTTCTTCCACTTTATTTAGTCTAACACCTATAACAAAACTCCTACCTTGGGAATGCAGATCTGATTGTCGCATGTGAATGAATGCTCCGTGCAATTCTGACATTCATCAATGCGGTCACTGCAATGATCAATGCCATCACAAAGAAATTCAGGTGGCAGATAGCAAATCAAATCAACATGGTTCCACTTATTTTTGCACATCAAGcctaaaaacatgaaaattaGTAAACTAATGTGCAGTTAGCCATTTGTACTTTTATTAACACTCCTGAATGTACCCGTTGCGTTTGCAAATGGAGGAACCAAATATTCATCACTGCCATCTTCACAATCCTGTATTCCATCACAAAACTGTCCAGCTGTGAGGCATTTTCCGGATTTGCACCTgggttttagaaaaaatacataggcatgattaaaaatgttaatcaATAAGCCCCATGTTTGTACTTTAATTAGCTTAAGTGTTGTTTGTAGCAAACAGATCGAGATCATAAGGTGACAGCATTTTGCTGAAatgtctttaaatatttatgaagaACAAACTCAGCACATGcttaaaaacatgaatttcAAATTATTGATTTTAACACCTTATAAGAGATAAAAATTACCTTTAATAGATCTGCCaaattatataacaataacaagCATACAAATTGTACTTAAAAGCcattaacaatttacaaatacTCTTTAAATTACTCAAAATACAGCAAGTTGTGTTTATTCAATACATCATATGTGTATCTTATTTCAGAACTCGTGACATACTTAAGTATGGCTTACCGAAATATGCTCATTGAACAAGGATCATTTTCATCTTCTCCAGTGTATGTGCAAGTTGAACCATATTTGCAAGATTCAAGTTTGTTTTCACAACCCGGGCATTCCAACACTTGATTGTTGATGCAGCGTTGGAAATCACAGTGTTTCACATATCTTGATTTTGGCAAATGTTAATTTTCCCTATTTTAAACCaccacattttgttttatttatatatatacctgttttTACTGCCACATAAACTATTGCTCTCATCTGCATTACCCACACAATGCTCAATACTGTCACACAGATAAGGTTTTGGAAGAATGCATGTTTTATTAGAATGGTTCAATGCATTATTACAACTCACTCCAGTTGATTCAGTAATATTGCCACCTGGACACAACAATGTAGTATGTATAAAACTAATGACCaatgaaataaagaaataaaaaatcgaATCTAACAGTTTTTATATCATCCAATAATGATATCGGCTATCTGTTTCTCGTGAAGACCTAATTggtatttgcattttaaataatttacaaccTGAAAACATAAATCAGTAAAACTGCTTTGTACTTTATTTAGATTCTTAAAATgcacaaaactatataaagtgtatttactatttattgcTTCAATGAGACACCAACGATGTAAGCGAATCAGACACGAACGATGTGAGACACCAACAACTTTTACTTCACTTagaagt
It includes:
- the LOC100181212 gene encoding low-density lipoprotein receptor-related protein 2; protein product: MRCCWPNTSKFIIYSFTTIILLTWGSADGQNEGSCFTGRKCYFWQFECGTGECISMQRFCDGRQECPDGSDENEIIEFSLPGGNITESTGVSCNNALNHSNKTCILPKPYLCDSIEHCVGNADESNSLCGSKNRYVKHCDFQRCINNQVLECPGCENKLESCKYGSTCTYTGEDENDPCSMSIFRCKSGKCLTAGQFCDGIQDCEDGSDEYLVPPFANATGLMCKNKWNHVDLICYLPPEFLCDGIDHCSDRIDECQNCTEHSFTCDNQICIPKNAPPYRADGVDNCGDSSDECLDNNRVFTCEDGTCLAMEKFCDGVVDCPDGSDEIKDVNDFNKSDVFCQNILLHMDMKCLLPKSMVCDGERHCADHSDEFGCSKQKLFECTNKRVYYWIHTCDFYDECLDSSDECNVKGGCNRTFTCLHTKKCIAFSRFCDGIDDCGDGSDEMSLNMLPSGGLMCDNLYNKCDMQCVLPGAYVCDGLDHCRNRVDECGSSCKHSFFCDDGTCKQRTDFCDKKVDCLDGSDERVTGHGFKCTASRMGNDETTMCILPQKMLHDETIDCLDQSDVCFAGNTTLCFKCLNDPLYISHRQVCDGIVDCPDLSDECICERKESNSKNIAMNSALLCSNVCLDTGTKANCDACGYSRLSCDGGKTCVMLSQVCDGVNDCEDKLDEIACLSQQQHSLTSEKNFTCLSGNLYKTGVECDGSPECLDFSDECTMIQEIEYVNENHTSHFRCGSNTPEICWSLPINEFGYRHCPGDQKNLLSPDEICNGVERCKPNFSPTGKNTRVRTWTDFSADEQFCPTRALCEKSRPRQLEKVSIHISQICDDRIDCVEEEDESEDKCGNQDLARFYCETRAPKEGAAFSSITSLHDPMFVPHRLVLDGKKDCYDGSDECPTNWFNDNNFSSRFRLIEASVLSILIWMMSVLAIGGNLIVITLTLCTLWKSRRLSPMMKSNHLLVLNLAVADFMMGIYLILLAIQNAKTNGRYCYVDREWRSSTACSSLGTLAMTSVQSSVMFLVILTTYRMVAVLRPFRADYMHVKYTIFIVSMAWGISLILAILPHMKSLDDYFTSSAWIVPSVDFFQTDTPDKQTMQMFAATLKALSHEDFGTDIISRKEWSVVLRRYSAGVQTNDLSWTSILDIIHEFYPTFWPSFEVKGYFGFYNVHSVCLPQLFVTVNDSAWAYSAIIMTFDLIAFLYILISYLVIYHDARRSAAMNRNDDENRIMQARITRLVVTDFACWGPVCVMAFLNLLGVDMPDVAYAFAAIILLPINSALNPILYSNVLSVLYGSCIKPLDIFVRKRVRVSRAANMTRQRQRSNQSHGSLAITLTSNDCIQSPEGALLMGGTCCTDPVCPTSTTKV